A genome region from Lusitaniella coriacea LEGE 07157 includes the following:
- a CDS encoding PA14 domain-containing protein has protein sequence MEDSNPLTIVPRQTLSYSSSPRSLYPSIEVDTFTTRWTGEIESLYGEDYTFHTESDDGVRLGVKGQLMIDSWNGCGNRNVLSLTLQGGQKYDIKLEYQEQGAGAHTKLLWSSSNQTKKVVPTIQLLHQQLYL, from the coding sequence TTGGAAGATTCCAACCCATTAACGATCGTACCTCGACAGACACTCTCGTATTCTTCCTCACCGCGTTCCCTTTACCCGTCAATTGAAGTCGATACCTTTACCACTCGCTGGACGGGAGAAATCGAATCGTTGTACGGCGAAGATTATACCTTCCACACCGAATCCGACGATGGCGTACGGTTGGGGGTTAAGGGTCAGTTGATGATTGATAGCTGGAATGGTTGTGGCAATCGCAACGTTCTCTCACTTACCCTACAAGGGGGACAGAAATACGACATTAAGCTCGAATACCAGGAACAGGGCGCTGGAGCGCATACCAAGTTGTTGTGGTCGAGTTCCAACCAAACCAAAAAAGTGGTTCCCACCATTCAACTTCTTCACCAACAACTCTATCTCTAA
- the rsfS gene encoding ribosome silencing factor, with amino-acid sequence MRENDRFNASSTISGANNNEEDSSLQLAHAIAEAADDRKASDIVILGVTELCYLTDYFVIVSGFSKTQVRAIADSIEDKTQKELQRVPLRTEGKTEGTWILQDYGDVIVHTLLPTEREYYNLEAFWGHAERIPFKLSQSIGE; translated from the coding sequence ATGAGAGAAAACGATCGATTTAACGCTAGTTCAACAATCTCAGGGGCAAATAACAACGAAGAAGATAGTTCGTTGCAACTCGCACACGCGATCGCGGAAGCGGCAGACGATCGCAAAGCGTCGGATATCGTTATCCTCGGCGTAACGGAGTTATGCTACTTAACGGATTATTTTGTCATTGTGAGTGGTTTTTCCAAAACGCAAGTTCGCGCGATCGCGGACTCCATTGAAGACAAAACCCAAAAAGAATTACAGCGCGTTCCCCTGCGAACCGAAGGAAAAACCGAAGGCACCTGGATTCTCCAGGATTATGGCGATGTCATCGTCCATACCCTATTGCCCACAGAGCGCGAATACTACAACCTCGAAGCCTTTTGGGGACACGCCGAACGCATTCCCTTTAAACTCTCGCAATCGATTGGGGAGTAG
- a CDS encoding CGLD27 family protein, with protein MKNTSTAPCPVPNEQQPVNEYEQLKDAFFFSWTTLGQVGYLRKLVWVWAWSWIVAGPIAAASFPLEKYPLRFGLLGGGGALIGLILVLSRLYLGWSYVRDRLRGERVFYEESGWYDGQTWQKPPQILARDRLIVAYEIQPQLDRLKQTFAVVALLIGVGCLLWLIL; from the coding sequence ATGAAAAACACGTCAACCGCCCCCTGTCCCGTTCCTAACGAACAACAGCCCGTCAACGAGTACGAACAGTTAAAAGACGCTTTCTTCTTCTCCTGGACGACTCTAGGGCAGGTTGGGTATCTTCGCAAACTGGTTTGGGTATGGGCGTGGAGTTGGATTGTGGCAGGACCGATCGCGGCGGCGAGTTTTCCCCTAGAAAAATATCCCCTTCGCTTTGGGCTGTTGGGAGGCGGTGGGGCGCTCATCGGGTTAATCCTCGTCCTGAGCCGATTGTACTTGGGTTGGTCTTACGTGCGCGATCGTCTCCGGGGCGAACGAGTCTTTTATGAAGAATCGGGATGGTACGACGGACAAACTTGGCAAAAACCACCCCAAATCCTCGCGCGCGATCGTTTGATCGTCGCCTATGAAATTCAACCCCAGCTCGATCGCCTCAAGCAGACCTTTGCTGTGGTAGCGTTACTCATTGGAGTCGGTTGTCTGCTTTGGCTAATTTTGTAA
- a CDS encoding asparaginase, with amino-acid sequence MTRGKRTYAPELVVHLLREGIIESVHRVAAVVCDRRGRVLSVAGNAETSTFIRSSLKPFQALAVTSTGTLERYKLNDKDLAIICSSHQGTIEQARQVFKILWRCDIDPDLLQCPIPEHKQTSLQHNCSGKHAGMLAICKQRNWTLTTYTKPAHPVQKLIVDKVGELLGMPGEEFIRARDDCGAPTYSMQLLQMATLYAHLASGNSLDLERVVRAMVYHPTMVSGEGGFDTELMRLTEGELVSKSGAEGIQCIGRVGEGMGLAIKVADGARRAKYAVAIQLLKQLGWLTPSVAETLAEQFTILSSCKRLEVIGEISMS; translated from the coding sequence ATGACCCGGGGAAAACGAACCTACGCACCAGAACTTGTAGTTCATCTCCTGCGAGAAGGAATTATTGAATCCGTCCATCGCGTCGCGGCTGTTGTTTGCGATCGACGAGGGCGGGTTTTATCCGTCGCAGGCAACGCTGAAACTTCCACCTTCATCCGTTCGTCGCTCAAGCCGTTCCAGGCGCTTGCTGTAACCAGTACGGGAACCCTAGAGCGCTACAAACTTAACGATAAAGATTTAGCAATTATTTGTAGCTCCCATCAGGGAACCATCGAGCAAGCGCGGCAAGTATTTAAAATTCTCTGGCGGTGCGACATCGATCCCGATCTCCTCCAATGCCCAATCCCAGAACACAAACAAACTTCCCTGCAACACAACTGTTCTGGCAAACACGCCGGAATGCTCGCCATTTGCAAACAGCGCAATTGGACGCTCACAACCTACACCAAACCCGCTCACCCCGTCCAAAAATTAATTGTTGACAAGGTGGGAGAGTTACTGGGAATGCCAGGGGAAGAATTTATTCGAGCGCGGGATGACTGCGGTGCGCCCACCTATTCGATGCAGTTGTTACAAATGGCAACGCTTTACGCACACCTGGCATCGGGCAATAGTTTGGATTTAGAACGGGTGGTGCGAGCAATGGTTTATCACCCCACAATGGTGTCTGGTGAAGGTGGATTCGATACGGAATTGATGCGCCTTACGGAAGGAGAATTGGTGAGTAAATCCGGCGCGGAAGGCATTCAGTGCATCGGGCGCGTTGGTGAAGGGATGGGTTTAGCGATTAAGGTTGCGGATGGCGCGAGACGGGCAAAATACGCAGTGGCAATCCAACTGCTCAAACAGTTGGGGTGGTTGACTCCTTCTGTGGCGGAAACCCTCGCCGAACAATTTACGATTCTCAGCAGTTGCAAGCGCTTAGAGGTGATCGGGGAAATCTCAATGTCGTAG
- the ylqF gene encoding ribosome biogenesis GTPase YlqF: MSSPPIQWYPGHIAKAERQLKEQLKRVDVVLEVLDARIPLASQHPDVARWISHKPKVLVLNRVDAIPASLRREWTIWFESQGQMPYFTNAKQGKGIQAVAKAARGVKAEIDRRRRDRGMRPRSVRAVVIGMPNVGKSALINRLVGRKTVKSERRAGVTRQLHWVRISDSLDLLDAPGVIPWRLDNQTDALKLAICEDIGAAAYDNQIVAAAFIDLLVQVGFAEVLKSRYQLDPLSRTGEEYLYDLAHMSYRGDLERVAMLLLNDFRKGSMGAIPLEFPPQESN, encoded by the coding sequence ATGAGCAGCCCTCCTATTCAATGGTATCCCGGACATATTGCCAAGGCAGAACGGCAACTCAAAGAACAACTCAAGCGCGTGGATGTGGTGCTGGAAGTTTTGGATGCTCGCATTCCCCTCGCTTCGCAGCATCCCGATGTTGCCCGTTGGATCAGCCATAAACCCAAGGTTCTCGTTCTCAACCGCGTGGATGCGATTCCTGCGTCGTTACGTCGAGAATGGACGATATGGTTTGAGTCTCAGGGGCAAATGCCCTATTTTACGAATGCCAAACAGGGTAAGGGGATTCAAGCCGTTGCAAAGGCGGCACGAGGGGTTAAAGCTGAAATCGATCGGCGGCGGCGCGATCGCGGAATGCGTCCCCGTTCTGTGCGAGCAGTCGTCATTGGAATGCCGAACGTGGGCAAATCAGCCTTGATCAATCGACTGGTGGGACGCAAAACCGTTAAAAGCGAACGCCGCGCGGGAGTGACGCGACAATTACACTGGGTGCGTATTTCCGATTCTTTGGATCTTCTCGACGCACCGGGGGTCATTCCTTGGCGTTTGGACAATCAAACCGATGCGCTGAAGTTGGCAATTTGTGAAGATATTGGTGCAGCCGCTTACGACAATCAGATTGTTGCCGCAGCCTTTATCGATTTGTTGGTGCAAGTGGGATTCGCTGAAGTTTTGAAATCGCGCTATCAGCTCGATCCTCTCTCCCGTACTGGGGAAGAATATCTCTACGATCTCGCACACATGAGCTATCGTGGCGATCTCGAACGTGTTGCTATGCTGTTATTAAATGATTTTCGGAAAGGCTCGATGGGAGCGATTCCTTTAGAGTTCCCGCCGCAGGAATCGAATTGA
- a CDS encoding glycosyltransferase gives MKNVASPVSIHLWFPNIFEFKGGIQVYSAFFLEALQSIEPRNFYDVFIKHDTCCSPEFPQSPNIDFHCTGKWRLSLRTFIFAATIFGYGLWQKPTLIITTHLNFSIVAYWLKRLLGIPYWIVVHGVEAWDVQRPYLKEALSHADCILAVSGYTRDRLLKEQHLDPHQIVVLPNTFDASRFRIAPKSSRLLKRYSLNLTQPIILTVARLDSSERYKGYDKILAALPRIREVHQNVHYLLVGTGNDSSRIEQLVSQLNLQDCVTLAGFVPDEELADYYNLCDVFAMPSKGEGFGIVYLEALACGKPVLGGNQDGAIDALCYGELGALVNPDDVSEIAKTLIEILKGTYSNTLIYQPEMLRKKVIEIYGFEKFKKTLSSLTIEQDSLCESSFPSHSSIR, from the coding sequence ATGAAAAATGTGGCTTCTCCAGTTAGCATTCACCTCTGGTTTCCCAATATTTTTGAATTCAAAGGGGGAATTCAAGTCTACTCTGCTTTTTTCCTAGAAGCATTACAAAGTATTGAGCCTCGAAATTTTTACGACGTTTTCATTAAACACGATACCTGTTGTTCGCCAGAATTTCCCCAATCTCCCAATATTGATTTCCACTGCACTGGAAAATGGAGATTATCTCTACGAACGTTTATTTTTGCTGCAACGATATTTGGTTATGGACTGTGGCAAAAACCCACTTTGATTATCACAACACATTTGAATTTTTCAATTGTTGCTTATTGGTTAAAACGGCTTTTGGGAATTCCCTACTGGATTGTCGTTCATGGGGTTGAGGCGTGGGATGTTCAACGTCCTTATTTAAAAGAAGCATTGTCTCATGCCGACTGTATTTTAGCGGTAAGCGGTTACACGCGCGATCGTCTTCTTAAAGAACAACATCTCGATCCTCATCAAATTGTCGTACTCCCCAATACGTTTGATGCCAGTCGCTTTAGAATTGCTCCAAAATCTTCAAGATTACTCAAACGATATTCCTTAAATCTTACACAGCCTATTATCTTAACAGTTGCTCGACTGGATAGTAGCGAACGTTATAAAGGATATGACAAAATTTTAGCCGCACTTCCTCGCATTCGAGAAGTTCATCAAAATGTTCATTATCTTTTAGTGGGAACGGGAAATGATAGTTCGCGAATCGAACAGCTTGTCAGTCAATTAAATTTACAAGATTGTGTCACTTTAGCGGGGTTTGTTCCCGATGAAGAACTCGCGGATTATTATAATTTATGCGATGTGTTCGCCATGCCTTCCAAAGGGGAAGGATTTGGGATTGTTTATCTTGAAGCATTAGCTTGTGGAAAACCCGTTCTTGGGGGAAATCAAGATGGAGCAATCGATGCGCTGTGTTATGGGGAGTTAGGCGCATTAGTCAATCCTGATGATGTTAGCGAAATTGCTAAAACTCTAATTGAAATCTTAAAGGGAACGTATTCTAATACACTAATCTATCAACCAGAAATGCTGAGAAAAAAAGTTATTGAAATTTATGGCTTTGAAAAATTCAAAAAAACATTATCAAGTTTAACAATAGAGCAAGATTCGCTTTGTGAATCTTCTTTCCCCAGTCACTCTTCTATCCGCTAA
- a CDS encoding glycosyltransferase, whose product MKVLQVIPSLSPALGGPTQVALNLTKALQDCGVVAEIVTTNDNGQTLLDVPLNRRVEYKEVPVWFLPRFSPPLKEFLFAPTMAQWLWKNIGNYDILDNHYLFSYASTCAGAIARWQNIPYTVRTMGQLSPWALAQSQTKKQLYSFLIERRNLNSATAIHCTSPGEVRDVRNFGIQTPTITLPLGVNSSSRLPDAREKVRHLYGIETEAPIILFLSRLHPKKRPELLLESLQEVAIGQDFHLIFAGSGEADYVAKIEQQVTHLGLENRTTFAGFVMGIEKDLLLQGSDLFVLPSHAENFAIAVAEAMAQGLPVIVTPGVQIAPEIAREKAGLVVEGNQENLSTAILQLLASPSLRTELGENGKRLVQNCYSWRAIASDLIEAYQAIVDRQPLKNF is encoded by the coding sequence ATGAAAGTTTTACAAGTTATTCCATCTTTAAGTCCTGCGCTGGGAGGTCCAACACAAGTTGCGTTAAATTTAACGAAGGCATTGCAAGATTGTGGAGTGGTTGCGGAGATTGTTACAACAAATGATAACGGTCAAACATTGTTGGATGTTCCTCTAAATCGAAGGGTTGAATATAAAGAGGTTCCTGTTTGGTTTTTGCCGCGTTTTTCACCGCCGTTAAAAGAGTTTTTATTTGCTCCGACGATGGCTCAATGGTTGTGGAAGAATATTGGAAACTACGATATTTTGGATAATCACTATTTATTTTCTTATGCCTCAACTTGTGCGGGCGCGATCGCGCGATGGCAAAATATTCCCTATACTGTCCGTACAATGGGACAATTATCCCCTTGGGCATTAGCGCAAAGTCAGACAAAGAAACAACTTTATTCTTTCCTCATCGAACGTCGCAATCTCAACAGTGCGACAGCGATTCACTGCACATCTCCAGGAGAAGTTCGAGATGTCCGCAATTTTGGCATTCAAACCCCAACGATTACGCTTCCTTTGGGGGTGAACTCTTCCTCAAGACTTCCCGATGCAAGGGAAAAAGTTCGCCATCTTTATGGAATTGAAACTGAAGCACCGATTATTCTTTTTCTCTCTCGCCTTCATCCTAAAAAACGCCCAGAGTTGCTCTTGGAATCTCTACAAGAAGTGGCAATTGGACAAGATTTTCATCTCATTTTTGCAGGTTCTGGAGAAGCAGATTATGTGGCAAAAATCGAACAGCAAGTAACTCATTTGGGATTGGAAAATCGCACGACTTTTGCGGGATTTGTAATGGGGATTGAGAAGGATTTATTATTACAAGGTTCCGATCTTTTTGTACTTCCATCCCATGCAGAAAATTTCGCAATCGCGGTTGCCGAAGCAATGGCGCAAGGACTTCCCGTGATTGTTACGCCTGGAGTACAAATTGCACCGGAAATTGCTCGCGAAAAGGCGGGATTAGTTGTGGAAGGGAATCAAGAGAATTTATCCACCGCAATCCTTCAACTGCTTGCTTCTCCATCCCTTCGTACCGAATTAGGAGAGAATGGAAAGCGTCTCGTGCAAAATTGCTATTCCTGGCGCGCGATCGCGTCTGATTTAATTGAAGCATACCAAGCGATCGTCGATCGTCAACCCCTTAAAAATTTTTGA
- a CDS encoding class I SAM-dependent methyltransferase — protein sequence MSYSQRLLQQGTSITRLAHQSRFRQVIQAVGEQQYNCVLDYGCGDGWLLKTLYEQGKIQGGFGVDISPHMLSCCEDIFTDIQGFQFFQPDAMERHIPTRSCDLLLCTETLEHVGDAERAIAQMLPFCKSGAKVVVSVPIEIGPSLLIKQMGRYFANLKGRYGYERYRLPELFSAAILWNTTRFPSSHLENVSLKGHKGFDYRKLEQIVAQKINLEKTQFSPFPLLSNILNSTAIWIGKVP from the coding sequence ATGTCCTATTCTCAACGCCTCCTACAGCAAGGAACTAGTATTACCCGCTTGGCGCATCAATCCCGTTTTCGTCAAGTGATTCAAGCCGTTGGCGAGCAACAATACAATTGCGTTTTAGACTACGGTTGTGGTGATGGGTGGCTGCTCAAAACCTTATACGAACAAGGTAAGATTCAAGGAGGTTTTGGCGTTGATATTTCCCCTCATATGCTGTCGTGTTGCGAGGATATTTTTACCGATATTCAAGGGTTTCAGTTCTTTCAACCCGATGCGATGGAACGCCATATTCCAACCCGCAGTTGTGACTTATTATTGTGTACGGAAACCTTAGAACACGTTGGTGATGCCGAACGCGCGATCGCGCAAATGCTTCCCTTCTGTAAATCTGGTGCGAAAGTTGTTGTTTCCGTTCCCATTGAAATTGGGCCTTCTTTACTAATCAAACAAATGGGACGTTATTTTGCCAATCTCAAGGGACGCTACGGTTACGAACGCTATCGTCTTCCAGAACTCTTTTCGGCGGCAATTCTTTGGAATACCACTCGTTTTCCCTCCTCCCATTTAGAGAATGTTTCTCTCAAAGGACATAAAGGCTTTGACTATCGAAAATTAGAACAAATCGTCGCTCAAAAAATCAATCTCGAAAAAACCCAATTTTCGCCATTCCCTCTCTTGAGCAATATCCTCAATAGTACTGCGATTTGGATTGGGAAGGTTCCTTAA